A stretch of Aeromicrobium tamlense DNA encodes these proteins:
- a CDS encoding glycosyltransferase family 4 protein has protein sequence MRIAILSWRDLEHPEAGGAEVFAERTAATMAERGHDVVLFASSFPGGTPHAERHGFRLARAGGRFTVYPRGLWHVWRRRRSYDIVLDVQNGVPFWTPLVFAKPLLAVVHHVHREQWFTFFPRPISSIGWFLESRVAPFVYRRQQYVTVSEASRRELAAVGVDPARVSVVYSGNEAPDHVLEQEPEPERGTRLACLGRLVPHKRVELAIDTVAALKDEFDDIALDVIGGGDWMDSLVEHARRAGVSDRVVFHGHVSDDEKHALLAGAAALAMPSIKEGWGLTILEAGYHAVPTVAFRYAGGTQESVQDGHTGLLVDTDDEFIAGLRRLLADPDERAKLGAAAREFALRFDWDRTGHELTDLVERVARS, from the coding sequence TTGCGCATCGCCATCCTCAGTTGGCGTGACCTCGAGCACCCCGAGGCCGGAGGCGCGGAGGTGTTCGCCGAGCGGACCGCCGCGACCATGGCCGAGCGCGGTCACGACGTCGTCCTGTTCGCCTCCTCCTTCCCCGGCGGGACGCCCCACGCCGAGCGACACGGCTTCCGCCTCGCCCGGGCCGGCGGCCGCTTCACCGTCTACCCGCGGGGTCTGTGGCACGTGTGGCGCCGCCGCCGCAGCTACGACATCGTCCTCGACGTCCAGAACGGCGTGCCCTTCTGGACGCCCCTCGTCTTCGCCAAGCCGCTGCTGGCCGTCGTGCACCACGTGCACCGCGAGCAGTGGTTCACCTTCTTCCCGCGCCCGATCTCCTCGATCGGCTGGTTCCTCGAGTCGCGCGTCGCGCCCTTCGTGTACCGCCGTCAGCAGTACGTCACGGTGTCCGAGGCCTCGCGGCGCGAGCTGGCGGCCGTGGGCGTCGACCCCGCACGCGTCTCGGTGGTCTACAGCGGCAACGAGGCCCCCGACCACGTGCTGGAGCAGGAGCCCGAGCCCGAGCGGGGCACGCGACTGGCCTGCCTGGGCCGCCTCGTGCCGCACAAGCGCGTCGAGCTCGCGATCGACACCGTCGCGGCGCTGAAGGACGAGTTCGACGACATCGCGCTGGACGTCATCGGTGGCGGTGACTGGATGGACTCCCTCGTGGAGCACGCGCGCCGCGCCGGCGTCAGCGACCGCGTCGTCTTCCACGGCCACGTGAGCGACGACGAGAAGCACGCCCTGCTCGCCGGGGCGGCCGCGCTGGCGATGCCCTCCATCAAGGAGGGCTGGGGCCTGACCATCCTCGAGGCCGGATACCACGCGGTGCCGACGGTGGCGTTCCGCTACGCCGGCGGCACGCAGGAGTCGGTCCAGGACGGCCACACGGGCCTGCTCGTCGACACCGACGACGAGTTCATCGCCGGGCTGCGCCGGCTGCTGGCCGACCCCGACGAGCGGGCCAAGCTCGGCGCCGCCGCACGCGAGTTCGCCCTGCGCTTCGACTGGGACCGCACGGGCCACGAGCTGACCGACCTGGTCGAGCGCGTCGCGCGCTCCTGA
- a CDS encoding DUF3068 domain-containing protein, producing MAFLTLGAFLLTLGVAMKVYAYDRLAVVPKDQNTQQVLGDDNANFFDADNVAPGSGPISTVATVIGDPDLASEASDENDGADIGVFTKGQSTDNNDQAPPIDFLEQTFAIDRFTGEAVPWSGSSQNGEPIEFEGQIIKFPFNTQKKSYEYWDATIKAPMTMEYEGTEKVEGTDGSIDTYRFFGSVPETEFGVREVPRGIFGLEDTNAVEATRTYANERTIWVEPETGVMVKIQEAQKQWLKLDEPGAEDVVAMDTVSASTPETVQATIDDYGSKVGVLKAVRTWLPLAIGGLGILFIVVGIALAVRFRGNRDADVNDDAYATA from the coding sequence GTGGCGTTCCTGACGCTCGGAGCGTTCCTTCTGACGCTGGGCGTCGCGATGAAGGTGTACGCCTACGACCGCCTGGCCGTGGTCCCCAAGGACCAGAACACCCAGCAGGTCCTCGGTGACGACAACGCCAACTTCTTCGACGCCGACAACGTGGCCCCCGGCTCGGGCCCGATCTCCACCGTCGCGACCGTCATCGGCGATCCCGACCTCGCGTCGGAGGCCTCCGACGAGAACGACGGCGCCGACATCGGCGTCTTCACCAAGGGCCAGAGCACCGACAACAACGACCAGGCTCCGCCGATCGACTTCCTCGAGCAGACGTTCGCGATCGATCGCTTCACCGGCGAGGCCGTCCCGTGGTCGGGCAGCTCGCAGAACGGCGAGCCCATCGAGTTCGAGGGCCAGATCATCAAGTTCCCGTTCAACACGCAGAAGAAGAGCTACGAGTACTGGGACGCGACGATCAAGGCGCCCATGACGATGGAGTACGAGGGCACCGAGAAGGTCGAGGGCACCGACGGCTCGATCGACACCTACCGCTTCTTCGGCTCGGTCCCCGAGACCGAGTTCGGCGTCCGCGAGGTCCCGCGCGGCATCTTCGGCCTGGAGGACACCAACGCCGTCGAGGCCACCCGCACGTACGCCAACGAGCGCACCATCTGGGTCGAGCCCGAGACCGGCGTCATGGTGAAGATCCAGGAGGCCCAGAAGCAGTGGCTGAAGCTGGACGAGCCCGGCGCCGAGGACGTCGTCGCGATGGACACCGTCTCGGCGTCCACGCCCGAGACGGTCCAGGCCACGATCGACGACTACGGCTCCAAGGTCGGCGTCCTCAAGGCCGTCCGCACCTGGCTGCCGCTGGCCATCGGCGGCCTCGGCATCCTGTTCATCGTGGTCGGCATCGCGCTCGCGGTCCGGTTCCGCGGCAACCGCGACGCCGACGTGAACGACGACGCCTACGCGACCGCCTGA
- a CDS encoding D-glycero-alpha-D-manno-heptose-1,7-bisphosphate 7-phosphatase, with amino-acid sequence MWTAEALLGRDTGEIPPPDRHVPWDLVLLDRDGTLNVHRPGYIASPAELRLRPGAARAVGQLTRAGVRTVLVTNQRGIATGLLSEQQLVDVHTALVQRLARAGGRLDGIEVCPHQTGTCDCRKPLPGMLLRALARAPWARPERVVMVGDQPSDEAAAHAAGVAWLDAGPAGVGSARIADVLISRDPQQDGFVVLRSRER; translated from the coding sequence ATGTGGACCGCCGAGGCGCTGCTCGGACGCGACACCGGCGAGATCCCGCCGCCGGACCGCCACGTCCCGTGGGACCTCGTGCTGCTCGACCGCGACGGCACCCTCAACGTGCACCGGCCGGGCTACATCGCATCGCCCGCAGAGCTGCGGCTGCGCCCCGGCGCCGCCCGTGCGGTGGGGCAGTTGACCCGCGCCGGCGTGCGCACGGTGCTCGTCACGAACCAGCGGGGGATCGCCACCGGGCTGCTCTCCGAGCAGCAGCTCGTCGACGTCCACACGGCCCTCGTCCAGCGTCTCGCGCGGGCGGGCGGACGGCTCGACGGGATCGAGGTCTGCCCCCACCAGACGGGCACCTGCGACTGTCGCAAGCCGCTGCCGGGGATGCTGCTGCGGGCCCTGGCGCGGGCGCCGTGGGCCCGCCCCGAACGCGTCGTGATGGTCGGCGACCAGCCCAGCGACGAGGCCGCGGCGCACGCCGCGGGGGTCGCCTGGCTGGACGCGGGACCGGCGGGTGTGGGCAGTGCTCGCATCGCGGATGTACTCATCAGTAGGGATCCGCAACAAGACGGATTCGTGGTGCTACGCTCTCGCGAGAGGTAA
- a CDS encoding D-sedoheptulose-7-phosphate isomerase has product MEGTELTIEHQLHRVSDDAVAQVVAQRQTLGIDAWATLARALEEPALVEAVDAAGRAVVETLRAGGTILVAGNGGSAAIASHVAAEFVGKCILDRAPLPAVCLADSLTSITAVGNDYGFDDVFVRGVQSMGRPGDLLIAMSTSGRSESILRALDAARERGIATVALTGEGGGDLPGRADHVLHVPSDFTPRIQEVHMLWAHAWCEAVDVLSQPTS; this is encoded by the coding sequence GTGGAGGGGACAGAGTTGACGATCGAGCACCAGCTGCACCGCGTCTCGGACGACGCGGTCGCGCAGGTCGTCGCGCAGCGCCAGACGCTGGGCATCGACGCCTGGGCCACCTTGGCGCGCGCCCTCGAGGAGCCCGCGCTCGTCGAGGCCGTCGACGCCGCGGGCCGGGCCGTCGTCGAGACGCTCCGGGCCGGCGGCACGATCCTGGTGGCCGGCAACGGCGGCAGCGCCGCGATCGCCAGCCACGTCGCGGCCGAGTTCGTCGGCAAGTGCATCCTCGATCGCGCGCCGCTGCCCGCGGTGTGCCTCGCGGACTCGCTCACCTCGATCACGGCCGTCGGCAACGACTACGGCTTCGACGACGTGTTCGTGCGGGGCGTCCAGTCCATGGGTCGTCCGGGCGACCTGCTGATCGCGATGTCCACGAGCGGGCGCAGCGAGAGCATCCTGCGCGCGCTCGACGCGGCCCGCGAGCGCGGCATCGCCACCGTCGCGCTGACCGGTGAGGGTGGTGGCGACCTGCCGGGCCGCGCCGACCACGTGCTGCACGTGCCCTCGGACTTCACGCCGCGCATCCAGGAGGTCCACATGCTGTGGGCGCACGCCTGGTGCGAGGCGGTCGACGTGCTGTCGCAGCCGACGTCCTGA
- a CDS encoding GHMP family kinase ATP-binding protein yields the protein MTQQSHQVSADPAAVDVRRPVLRARAPLRISFAGGGTDVAPFPEREGGAVLSATISAYSYCTLRPRTDGQVTIKSLDYGYSVGFNVDDDLELDGQLDLPKATIARLRQYPGAVQATGFDLFIHTNAPPGSGLGSSSAVMVAVIGVVAQHLGVDLTEYEVAELAYRLEREDLQIPGGAQDQYAAAFGGFNYIEFTDKVVVNPLRIRDSTIHELEHNMLLAYTGNTRVSDHIIDDQVSRYERGEEEALEGLRAQKVLAEEMKLALVRGEVDTLGRLLGRAWDEKRKMSDRIATPLIDQAIEKALTLGALGGKVTGAGGGGHLVFICEFERRHVVAEELTRMGLAVSEFTFSREGLVTWRGQS from the coding sequence ATGACACAGCAGTCCCACCAGGTGTCAGCCGATCCCGCCGCGGTCGACGTCCGCCGCCCGGTGCTGCGTGCCCGTGCTCCGCTGCGCATCTCGTTCGCCGGTGGCGGCACCGACGTGGCGCCGTTCCCCGAGCGTGAGGGCGGCGCGGTCCTGTCGGCCACGATCTCGGCCTACTCCTACTGCACCTTGCGCCCGCGCACCGACGGACAGGTCACCATCAAGTCGCTCGACTACGGCTACTCGGTGGGCTTCAACGTCGACGACGACCTCGAGCTCGACGGCCAGCTCGACCTGCCCAAGGCCACGATCGCGCGGCTGCGCCAGTACCCCGGCGCCGTCCAGGCCACGGGCTTCGACCTCTTCATCCACACGAACGCCCCGCCCGGGTCCGGCCTGGGCTCCTCGAGCGCGGTGATGGTCGCCGTGATCGGCGTCGTCGCCCAGCACCTCGGCGTCGACCTCACCGAGTACGAGGTGGCCGAGCTGGCCTACCGGCTCGAGCGCGAGGACCTGCAGATCCCCGGCGGTGCCCAGGACCAGTACGCCGCGGCGTTCGGCGGCTTCAACTACATCGAGTTCACCGACAAGGTCGTCGTCAACCCGCTGCGCATCCGCGACTCGACGATCCACGAGCTCGAGCACAACATGCTGCTGGCCTACACCGGCAACACCCGCGTCAGCGACCACATCATCGACGACCAGGTGTCGCGGTACGAGCGCGGCGAGGAGGAGGCCCTCGAGGGCCTGCGCGCCCAGAAGGTGCTCGCCGAGGAGATGAAGCTGGCGCTGGTGCGCGGCGAGGTCGACACGCTGGGCCGTCTGCTGGGTCGCGCATGGGACGAGAAGCGCAAGATGTCCGACCGCATCGCCACGCCGCTCATCGACCAGGCGATCGAGAAGGCCCTCACGCTCGGTGCGCTCGGCGGCAAGGTCACCGGCGCCGGCGGCGGAGGCCACCTGGTCTTCATCTGTGAGTTCGAGCGGCGCCACGTCGTGGCGGAGGAGCTGACCCGCATGGGGCTGGCGGTCTCGGAGTTCACGTTCTCGAGGGAAGGACTGGTCACGTGGAGGGGACAGAGTTGA
- a CDS encoding acyltransferase family protein: protein MTRRTAGRSATSTYLMYDHPGGPMGHLRLVDGLRAVAAGLVLVSHVAFWTGAANIDLVGGLVARGDAGVAVFFAISAFLLLRPAIARGLDGVASEPGSLWRYAVRRAARILPAYWLALAGVLAAAVWVVGSGSGGAGKVAAHLLVLQGYTREYYQSFTQTWSLTTEVTFYVLVPLLGAVLTRGLWRRGSRGVGTLVGLTLAVGGVGLVAQAAAAAWTRAGSDGGAGVLATSVLGHLAWFGAGTVVALLAEGHRRGVGPLATRPGVLAVWRSRPTLVLLAVVTYVLASSPIAGPRDLAAPTVGQAVVKEALYALFAFLLLAACVQEPRPGTPAAQVARWGVTRWLGDISYGVFLWHLVVLQVLFEVTGATLFATGFWWVLYAVVGFSVALASLSWMLVERPILTLARDRTARDRAARA from the coding sequence GTGACGCGTCGCACTGCCGGGCGCAGTGCGACGTCAACCTACCTGATGTACGACCATCCCGGAGGGCCCATGGGTCACCTGCGTCTCGTCGACGGCCTGCGTGCCGTCGCGGCGGGTCTCGTGCTGGTCTCGCACGTCGCGTTCTGGACCGGAGCGGCGAACATCGACCTCGTCGGAGGGCTCGTCGCACGCGGCGACGCGGGCGTCGCGGTGTTCTTCGCGATCTCCGCGTTCCTGCTGCTGCGGCCCGCCATCGCACGGGGGCTCGACGGCGTGGCGAGCGAGCCGGGCTCGCTCTGGCGGTACGCCGTGCGCCGCGCCGCGCGCATCCTGCCGGCCTACTGGCTGGCCCTCGCCGGCGTGCTGGCCGCAGCCGTGTGGGTCGTCGGGTCCGGCAGCGGCGGCGCCGGGAAGGTCGCCGCGCACCTGCTGGTGCTGCAGGGGTACACGCGCGAGTACTACCAGTCCTTCACGCAGACCTGGAGCCTCACGACCGAGGTGACGTTCTACGTCCTCGTGCCGCTGCTCGGGGCGGTGCTCACCCGCGGGCTCTGGCGGCGCGGCTCGCGCGGCGTGGGCACGCTCGTCGGCCTCACCCTGGCGGTCGGCGGGGTCGGCCTCGTCGCGCAGGCCGCGGCCGCCGCGTGGACGCGCGCGGGCTCCGACGGCGGCGCGGGGGTGCTGGCGACCAGCGTGCTCGGCCACCTGGCGTGGTTCGGGGCGGGCACCGTCGTGGCGCTGCTGGCCGAGGGCCACCGCCGCGGGGTCGGCCCCCTCGCCACGCGCCCCGGCGTGCTCGCCGTCTGGAGGTCGCGGCCCACGCTCGTCCTGCTCGCCGTCGTCACCTACGTGCTGGCGTCCTCGCCGATCGCCGGTCCGCGCGACCTGGCTGCCCCGACCGTCGGTCAGGCCGTGGTCAAGGAGGCGCTCTACGCGCTGTTCGCGTTCCTGCTGCTGGCGGCGTGCGTGCAGGAGCCCCGCCCCGGCACCCCCGCCGCCCAGGTCGCCCGCTGGGGCGTCACGCGCTGGCTCGGCGACATCTCCTACGGCGTGTTCCTGTGGCACCTGGTCGTGCTGCAGGTGCTGTTCGAGGTCACCGGCGCCACCCTCTTCGCCACCGGATTCTGGTGGGTGCTCTACGCGGTGGTCGGCTTCAGCGTGGCGCTGGCGTCGCTGTCGTGGATGCTGGTCGAGCGGCCGATCCTGACGCTGGCCCGGGATCGAACAGCCCGCGACCGAGCAGCGCGAGCGTGA
- a CDS encoding alpha-(1->3)-arabinofuranosyltransferase domain-containing protein → MAILPWVVAPGRTQPDTKLDLTVAPWDYLARALYAWNSHAGLGELQNQAYGYLFPLGPFMGLADAIGLPGWAAQRLWWSLILVVGFTGTYLVARRLLRLRPDLALLAGALYAIAPRVVTVLPEISVEAWPGAVAPWLVLSAWTMVRPSTDRAALVRAAAITGLLTFALGGVNATASAVVLLLPLLVLLTAPRAARRGRAVLAWSAGVLVGAAWWVVPLLVLGRYGYPFLDYIETARITTAVTSVPHVLRGADHWIAYILDAESHPVWQSGWVQAQGLVAIVAGMVVAGAGVAGLVVLGRDRERRDVSRFLVGSALLGTVLMAVGHAGIVGSPVSGLVRDFLDGPGAALRNVHKADPLVRLPLALGAAVLVAHGLGRVRRLPRAATVVVLVAALLSPMAWWSGRGGDANSYDEIPATWREAAADLDALHAQDGGSTLVLPAARTAEFTWGKTSDEPLVALAESPIVTRPAAPLGHPGATRLLDRIDAAAASGVAQPGLADLLERMGVARVVVRHGVLSLVQALPADRVERTLARSPGFAEHQRFGDLSVWTVGSGPTPVVESMPADGEVVVAGGPEALHDLTAIGLSPWAWTSVSPAAEDADVVTDTPRWRQFNSGRPAQLAFGPTLDVDDDGPVPIGSRDLPPAGDRTTQPVREWLGLASVEASSSGADPFAATWSGTASGPAAALDGDPGTAWLTDETTEGRLALTLDESSPLGEVTVAPAETTPATDPLTLRAVRADGSSRAEDVDAGSDWTADFGAEEFTRLEVLLPEAPRPVVRGIAEVTSAEHEWGSRLLLPGEIDPRRTGVLLSPLEEDAAAPRWAFRSSAEARVPVEVTARARPGSQLESLLDAPATFASEDRADPDDIASRPGAAFDRDPTTSWQVPDGRDAATVEVTLPEETPLGRITTDGVGIASIRATVGGRVTVLPPTGGVVEGRGDRVTLTVVRTPGEGAWAVPDLDFEAIGEPAPVRVPCSAVTVGGSTVRVGGEIARSRLVSGDPLTLPACGEDEVSVGRGVVEVRPELPPALQVERILLGTVDSAAGVGRPVRAEEQSPGRIVASLSGGDDAVIALTQGANAGWRATTADGDELEPVTIDGWRQGFRVPAAVSGDVVIDFAPSTAHRWGLATAPVALLLLLGALVATRRRRLPDDTWPAPADEPDRRLGWAVSGVVGLLCGGPAGLALVVVAWLLPRRFVVPAAIVSMGLGAVAMAALGVVDRTSAGTVLGQLTGLLTLALLGRGLFDPGPASGSAARPASTTATPAPR, encoded by the coding sequence GTGGCGATTCTTCCGTGGGTCGTCGCACCCGGGCGCACGCAGCCCGACACCAAGCTCGACCTCACGGTCGCCCCGTGGGACTACCTCGCGCGGGCGCTGTACGCGTGGAACTCGCACGCCGGCCTCGGTGAGCTGCAGAACCAGGCCTACGGCTACCTCTTCCCCCTCGGCCCGTTCATGGGTCTGGCCGACGCGATCGGCCTTCCCGGCTGGGCCGCCCAGCGCCTCTGGTGGAGCCTGATCCTGGTCGTCGGCTTCACCGGCACCTACCTCGTCGCCCGCCGCCTGCTTCGCCTGCGGCCCGACCTCGCCCTGCTCGCCGGCGCCCTCTACGCGATCGCCCCGCGCGTGGTCACCGTCCTGCCCGAGATCTCGGTCGAGGCCTGGCCGGGCGCCGTCGCGCCGTGGCTCGTGCTGAGCGCGTGGACGATGGTCAGGCCCTCCACCGACCGTGCTGCCCTGGTCCGGGCCGCCGCGATCACGGGACTGCTCACCTTCGCCCTCGGTGGCGTCAACGCCACCGCGTCCGCCGTCGTGCTGCTCCTGCCGCTGCTGGTGCTGCTCACCGCCCCGAGGGCCGCTCGGCGCGGGCGAGCCGTCCTCGCGTGGTCCGCCGGGGTGCTCGTCGGCGCCGCGTGGTGGGTCGTGCCCTTGCTCGTGCTCGGCCGCTACGGCTACCCGTTCCTGGACTACATCGAGACCGCCCGGATCACCACGGCCGTGACCTCGGTGCCCCACGTGCTGCGCGGCGCCGACCACTGGATCGCCTACATCCTCGACGCGGAGTCCCACCCCGTGTGGCAGTCCGGCTGGGTCCAGGCGCAGGGACTCGTGGCGATCGTCGCGGGCATGGTCGTCGCCGGCGCCGGAGTCGCGGGACTCGTCGTCCTCGGTCGCGACCGCGAGCGCCGCGACGTCTCGCGGTTCCTCGTCGGCTCGGCCCTGCTCGGCACCGTGCTCATGGCGGTGGGACACGCCGGGATCGTCGGATCGCCGGTGTCCGGGCTCGTCCGCGACTTCCTCGACGGGCCGGGCGCAGCGCTGCGCAACGTGCACAAGGCCGACCCGCTGGTCCGGCTGCCGCTCGCCCTCGGCGCGGCGGTGCTGGTCGCGCACGGCCTCGGTCGCGTGCGACGGCTGCCGCGGGCGGCCACCGTGGTGGTGCTCGTGGCGGCCCTGCTGTCGCCCATGGCCTGGTGGTCGGGCCGCGGTGGGGACGCCAACAGCTACGACGAGATCCCGGCGACGTGGCGCGAGGCCGCGGCCGACCTCGACGCCCTGCACGCGCAGGACGGTGGCTCCACGCTCGTGCTGCCCGCCGCGCGCACGGCGGAGTTCACGTGGGGCAAGACCTCGGACGAGCCACTCGTCGCGCTGGCCGAGTCGCCGATCGTCACGCGACCCGCCGCGCCGCTGGGACACCCGGGCGCGACCCGGCTGCTCGACCGGATCGACGCGGCGGCCGCGTCGGGCGTGGCCCAGCCCGGACTCGCGGACCTGCTCGAGCGGATGGGCGTGGCGCGCGTCGTCGTCCGGCACGGGGTGCTGTCACTCGTGCAGGCGTTGCCGGCCGACCGGGTCGAGCGCACGCTCGCCCGCTCCCCGGGATTCGCCGAGCACCAGCGCTTCGGGGACCTCTCGGTGTGGACGGTCGGCTCCGGCCCCACTCCGGTCGTCGAGTCGATGCCGGCCGACGGCGAGGTCGTCGTCGCCGGGGGTCCCGAGGCGCTGCACGACCTCACCGCGATCGGCCTGTCGCCGTGGGCGTGGACCTCGGTCTCGCCGGCGGCCGAGGACGCCGACGTGGTCACCGACACGCCCCGCTGGCGGCAGTTCAACAGTGGCCGCCCCGCCCAGCTCGCCTTCGGGCCGACCCTCGACGTCGACGACGACGGCCCCGTCCCGATCGGGTCGCGCGACCTCCCGCCCGCGGGCGACCGCACCACCCAGCCCGTGCGCGAGTGGCTCGGTCTGGCCTCGGTCGAGGCGTCCAGCTCGGGCGCCGACCCGTTCGCCGCCACGTGGTCGGGCACGGCCTCCGGACCCGCGGCCGCCCTCGACGGTGATCCGGGCACCGCGTGGCTGACCGACGAGACCACCGAAGGACGTCTGGCGCTCACGCTCGACGAGTCCTCGCCGCTGGGGGAGGTCACGGTGGCGCCTGCCGAGACCACGCCCGCCACGGACCCCCTCACGCTGCGAGCGGTGCGCGCCGACGGCAGCTCGCGCGCCGAGGACGTCGACGCCGGCTCGGACTGGACCGCCGACTTCGGCGCCGAGGAGTTCACCCGACTCGAGGTCCTCCTGCCCGAGGCGCCGCGACCCGTGGTGCGGGGCATCGCCGAGGTCACCAGCGCGGAGCACGAGTGGGGCTCGCGCCTGCTCCTGCCCGGCGAGATCGATCCGCGTCGCACCGGCGTCCTGCTGAGCCCGCTGGAGGAGGACGCCGCGGCGCCGCGCTGGGCCTTCCGGTCATCCGCCGAGGCGCGCGTGCCGGTCGAGGTCACCGCCCGCGCCCGCCCGGGGTCCCAGCTGGAGTCGCTGCTCGACGCCCCGGCGACGTTCGCCTCCGAGGACCGTGCCGACCCCGACGACATCGCCTCGCGACCCGGCGCGGCGTTCGACCGCGACCCGACCACGTCGTGGCAGGTCCCGGACGGGCGCGACGCCGCCACCGTCGAGGTCACGCTGCCCGAGGAGACCCCGCTCGGTCGGATCACCACGGACGGGGTGGGCATCGCGTCGATCCGCGCCACGGTCGGCGGACGCGTGACCGTGCTGCCTCCGACGGGTGGCGTCGTGGAGGGCAGGGGCGACCGCGTCACCCTCACCGTCGTGCGCACGCCGGGGGAGGGCGCCTGGGCCGTGCCCGACCTCGACTTCGAGGCGATCGGCGAGCCCGCCCCCGTCCGCGTGCCGTGCTCGGCCGTGACGGTCGGCGGCTCGACCGTCCGTGTCGGCGGCGAGATCGCCCGCTCGCGCCTGGTGAGCGGCGACCCGCTCACCCTCCCGGCGTGCGGGGAGGACGAGGTCTCGGTCGGTCGCGGCGTCGTCGAGGTCCGTCCCGAGCTGCCGCCGGCGCTCCAGGTCGAGAGGATCCTGCTCGGCACGGTCGACTCCGCGGCGGGGGTGGGACGTCCGGTGCGCGCGGAGGAGCAGAGTCCGGGACGCATCGTCGCCTCGCTGAGCGGGGGAGACGACGCCGTCATCGCCCTGACCCAGGGGGCGAACGCGGGATGGCGCGCCACCACGGCCGACGGCGACGAGCTCGAGCCCGTGACGATCGACGGCTGGCGGCAGGGCTTCCGCGTCCCCGCGGCCGTCTCCGGCGACGTGGTGATCGACTTCGCCCCGTCCACGGCGCACCGCTGGGGTCTGGCCACCGCGCCCGTGGCGCTCCTGCTGCTGCTCGGGGCACTCGTCGCGACGCGGCGCCGACGGCTGCCCGACGACACCTGGCCGGCGCCCGCGGACGAGCCCGATCGCCGGCTCGGCTGGGCGGTCTCCGGGGTCGTCGGTCTGCTCTGCGGCGGACCCGCGGGGCTGGCCCTCGTGGTGGTCGCGTGGCTGCTGCCGCGCCGGTTCGTCGTGCCGGCCGCGATCGTCTCGATGGGGCTCGGCGCCGTGGCCATGGCCGCTCTCGGCGTCGTCGACCGGACCTCGGCCGGCACCGTGCTGGGTCAGCTGACGGGTCTGCTCACGCTCGCGCTGCTCGGTCGCGGGCTGTTCGATCCCGGGCCAGCGTCAGGATCGGCCGCTCGACCAGCATCCACGACAGCGACGCCAGCGCCACGCTGA